In the Streptomyces sp. f51 genome, one interval contains:
- a CDS encoding amino acid adenylation domain-containing protein yields the protein MIPLSFAQRRMWLTHQLEGGAETYNISPAFRLRGPLDEAALVAAIQDVVARHETLRTTYVLDDNDEPHQRILPAAQAPVQVPVVDVAPGRLDEEVDAFIAHRFDLMADIPFRVRLFRCSPEEHVLVLLIHHIASDGVSGGPLARDLTTAYTARLAGRAPLYEPLAVTYKDYALWQRELLGDVTDPGSLAAAQATHWRKELTGVPQPLSLPLDRPRPAARDSKGDSLPLRVEPQVAARLQRLADERGMTMSMVVQAALGVLLGKLSGGEDVTIGNPIAGRTDEGLADLVGLFVNTQVLRVDLTGNPSFTDLLPQVRDKALAAYEHQDVPFETLVELINPERSTAYQPLFQVMFAWQSFEKADFELPGLTVEFEQYLTNTSLADLFFSLAYDTTGALRGDLMYATQLFDRDTAEALAERFVRVLEQVAAAPKAPIGSIEVLGEDERDRLVRRVNDTARPVAATTLPDAFEAQAARTPDRIAVIGEHETLTYAEFNARANRLAHWLIEQGAGPEQLVAVKIPRSVDLLTAVYGVVKAGAAYVPLDTELPAERVRHILASADPLLLLEDTLPDVSAHPATNPERTLSPDNAAYVIFTSGSTGGPKGVPVAHRSITNRIEWGLEHFAVTPDDRMLMSTSASFDASVPEMFSNLQTGASVVVASAEGRRDAGYLAELIQREQVTAAFFVPSLLSAFVTEPAAADCSSLRWIEVAAEAFPAALANRFTELLPTCSANNLYGPTEATVEVTGWQHVPGADRVPIGTPIWNNQVYILDAALRPVAPGVAGELYLAGTCLARGYLGQSGLTSERFVACPFGPAGARMYRTGDLVKWNKDGQVEYLGRTDSQVKVRGFRIELGEIDHVLSGHPSVAQAAVVVREDHKGDQRLVAYIEPDPDAAVADTGAQVEEWRRIHDDAHADAADDTWGEDFQPWKNVHGGEPVPHEELRQWQDAAAAHVLRHAPRRILEIGVGSGLLLARIAGRVDTYWGTDLSATAIDRLRTQARAAGHGDRVRLAVQAADDLTGLPREGFDTVVLDSTVQYFPSADYLDQVLTQAWDLLEPGGRIIVGDVRNAATQRILATAEQRARQPYASHEEIRAAVEQALLAERELLIAPEWFAEWAQRHGAGADIRLKAGHAHNALTRHRYEAVLHKEPAGALDLGTVPALPWGGDICALDRLTGPLERAGGPLRVTGIPNARLVEEAAAAVFAGVVTEDAPTGRPLDPQDVTAWAHRQGLDAVLTWSGESAHGFDAVLLPPHSTVTGAFVPGKVAGRVRATAPALATAIGPLLAELPAYLGARLPDYMVPAAMVPLSRLPLNPAGKIDRAALPAEHTTTVSKGEPRNSHEEQLCSFFAELLKLERVGIDDDFFALGGHSLLATRLSARIRKHFGVDMPLRTIIQYPTVAELAALLLIGGIPGNHDDSFDVVLPLNRDPGTGKEPVWFFHGGGGLGWAFFTFAPHVPDRPAYSLQSRGSNGKEPMAHSVEEMVEDYLEQILAVQPEGPYYLIGWSFGGPIAHAVAEAMDRRGLEVGLIAVLDSQPANSATNNGFREVAGRTKELYRADVEEVFGKFMNTGNMDAFLDTMSQVGANNLQKMGVFESPVYRGDVLYFNARLDKVDGLTSYGPDWRPHVLGTIEEYDIDATHHDLHMPKPAGQIMRVIARKLAQR from the coding sequence GTGATTCCGCTTTCCTTCGCACAGCGCCGCATGTGGCTCACGCACCAGCTGGAGGGCGGGGCCGAGACCTACAACATCTCCCCGGCCTTCCGGCTCAGGGGACCGCTGGACGAGGCCGCCCTCGTCGCCGCGATCCAGGACGTCGTCGCCCGGCACGAGACACTGCGCACCACCTACGTGCTCGACGACAACGACGAACCCCACCAGCGGATCCTGCCCGCCGCCCAGGCACCGGTGCAGGTGCCGGTGGTGGACGTGGCACCCGGCCGCCTCGACGAAGAGGTCGACGCGTTCATCGCGCACCGCTTCGACCTCATGGCCGACATCCCCTTCCGGGTCCGCCTGTTCCGCTGCTCGCCCGAGGAACACGTCCTGGTCCTGCTCATCCACCACATCGCCTCCGACGGCGTCTCCGGCGGCCCCCTGGCCCGCGACCTGACCACCGCCTACACCGCCCGCCTCGCCGGCCGAGCACCCCTCTACGAACCGCTGGCCGTCACCTACAAGGACTACGCGCTGTGGCAGCGCGAACTCCTCGGCGACGTCACCGACCCCGGCTCGCTGGCCGCCGCCCAGGCCACCCACTGGCGCAAGGAACTGACCGGCGTACCGCAGCCGCTGAGCCTGCCGCTGGACCGCCCGCGGCCCGCGGCCCGCGACTCCAAGGGCGACTCCCTGCCGCTGCGGGTCGAGCCGCAGGTCGCCGCCCGCCTCCAGCGGCTCGCCGACGAGCGCGGCATGACCATGTCGATGGTCGTGCAGGCCGCGCTCGGCGTCCTGCTGGGCAAACTCAGCGGCGGCGAGGACGTCACCATCGGCAACCCGATCGCCGGACGCACCGACGAGGGCCTGGCCGACCTGGTCGGCCTGTTCGTCAACACCCAGGTCCTGCGCGTCGACCTCACCGGCAACCCCTCCTTCACCGACCTGCTCCCGCAGGTCCGCGACAAGGCCCTGGCCGCCTACGAGCACCAGGACGTGCCCTTCGAGACCCTGGTCGAACTGATCAACCCCGAACGCTCCACCGCCTACCAGCCCCTGTTCCAGGTCATGTTCGCCTGGCAGAGCTTCGAGAAGGCCGACTTCGAACTGCCCGGCCTCACCGTCGAGTTCGAGCAGTACCTCACCAACACCTCGCTGGCCGACCTGTTCTTCAGCCTCGCCTACGACACCACCGGCGCGCTGCGCGGCGACCTCATGTACGCCACCCAGCTCTTCGACCGCGACACCGCCGAAGCCCTCGCCGAGCGGTTCGTACGCGTCCTGGAACAGGTCGCCGCCGCACCGAAGGCCCCGATCGGCTCGATCGAGGTACTGGGCGAGGACGAACGCGACCGCCTGGTGCGCCGGGTCAACGACACCGCCCGCCCGGTCGCCGCCACCACCCTCCCCGACGCGTTCGAGGCCCAGGCGGCCCGGACCCCCGACCGCATCGCGGTGATCGGCGAGCACGAGACCCTGACCTACGCCGAGTTCAACGCCCGCGCCAACCGGCTCGCCCACTGGCTCATCGAACAGGGCGCCGGCCCCGAGCAGTTGGTCGCGGTGAAGATCCCCCGCTCGGTGGACCTGCTCACCGCCGTCTACGGCGTGGTCAAGGCCGGCGCCGCCTACGTACCGCTGGACACCGAACTGCCCGCCGAACGCGTACGCCACATCCTCGCGAGCGCCGACCCGCTGCTGCTCCTCGAAGACACCCTGCCGGACGTCTCCGCCCATCCGGCGACCAACCCCGAGCGGACCCTGTCGCCGGACAACGCCGCCTACGTCATCTTCACCTCCGGCTCCACCGGCGGCCCCAAGGGCGTCCCGGTCGCCCACCGTTCGATCACCAACCGGATCGAGTGGGGACTGGAACACTTCGCCGTCACGCCCGATGACCGGATGCTGATGAGCACCTCGGCCAGCTTCGACGCCTCCGTCCCGGAGATGTTCTCCAACCTCCAGACCGGCGCCAGCGTGGTCGTGGCCAGTGCGGAGGGCCGGCGCGACGCCGGCTATCTCGCGGAGCTGATCCAGCGCGAGCAGGTGACCGCCGCGTTCTTCGTGCCCTCCCTGCTCTCCGCGTTCGTCACCGAACCCGCCGCCGCGGACTGCTCCAGCCTGCGCTGGATCGAGGTCGCCGCCGAAGCCTTCCCCGCCGCCCTCGCCAACCGCTTCACCGAACTGCTCCCCACCTGCTCGGCCAACAACCTCTACGGGCCCACCGAGGCGACCGTCGAGGTCACCGGCTGGCAGCACGTCCCCGGCGCCGACCGCGTCCCCATCGGCACCCCCATCTGGAACAACCAGGTCTACATCCTCGACGCGGCCCTGCGCCCCGTCGCCCCCGGCGTCGCCGGCGAGCTCTACCTCGCCGGGACCTGCCTGGCCCGCGGCTACCTCGGCCAGAGCGGTCTGACCTCCGAACGGTTCGTGGCCTGCCCGTTCGGACCGGCCGGGGCCCGCATGTACCGCACCGGGGACCTGGTGAAGTGGAACAAGGACGGCCAGGTCGAATACCTGGGCCGCACCGACTCCCAGGTCAAGGTCCGCGGATTCCGCATCGAACTCGGCGAGATCGACCACGTCCTGTCCGGACACCCCTCGGTCGCGCAGGCCGCCGTCGTGGTCCGCGAGGACCACAAGGGCGACCAGCGCCTGGTCGCCTACATCGAACCCGACCCCGACGCCGCCGTCGCCGACACCGGCGCCCAGGTCGAGGAATGGCGCCGTATCCACGACGACGCCCACGCGGACGCCGCCGACGACACCTGGGGCGAGGACTTCCAGCCCTGGAAGAACGTCCACGGCGGCGAACCCGTCCCGCACGAGGAACTGCGCCAGTGGCAGGACGCCGCGGCCGCCCACGTCCTGCGCCACGCCCCGCGCCGGATCCTGGAGATCGGCGTGGGCTCCGGCCTGCTCCTGGCCCGGATCGCCGGCCGGGTCGACACCTACTGGGGCACCGACCTGTCCGCCACCGCGATCGACCGCCTGCGCACCCAGGCCCGGGCGGCGGGCCACGGCGACCGGGTCCGCCTCGCCGTCCAGGCCGCCGACGACCTCACCGGCCTGCCCCGGGAAGGCTTCGACACCGTCGTCCTCGACTCCACCGTCCAGTACTTCCCGAGCGCCGACTACCTCGACCAGGTCCTCACCCAGGCCTGGGACCTCCTCGAACCCGGCGGCCGGATCATCGTCGGCGACGTCCGCAACGCCGCCACCCAGCGCATCCTGGCGACCGCCGAACAGCGCGCACGCCAGCCCTACGCCTCGCACGAGGAGATCAGGGCGGCCGTGGAGCAGGCACTGCTCGCCGAGCGGGAACTGCTCATCGCCCCCGAGTGGTTCGCCGAGTGGGCCCAGCGCCACGGCGCCGGCGCCGACATCCGCCTCAAGGCAGGCCACGCGCACAACGCGCTGACCCGCCACCGCTACGAGGCCGTCCTGCACAAGGAGCCCGCAGGCGCCCTCGACCTGGGCACCGTGCCCGCGCTGCCCTGGGGCGGCGACATCTGTGCCCTGGACCGGCTCACCGGACCCCTGGAGCGGGCGGGCGGCCCGCTGCGGGTGACCGGGATCCCCAACGCCCGCCTGGTGGAGGAGGCCGCCGCGGCCGTCTTCGCCGGCGTCGTCACCGAGGACGCCCCCACCGGCAGGCCCCTTGACCCCCAGGACGTCACCGCCTGGGCACACCGCCAGGGCCTGGACGCCGTCCTGACCTGGTCGGGAGAGAGCGCCCACGGCTTCGACGCGGTGCTGCTGCCCCCGCACAGCACCGTCACCGGAGCGTTCGTCCCCGGCAAGGTCGCCGGACGCGTCCGCGCCACCGCGCCCGCCCTGGCCACCGCGATCGGCCCGCTGCTGGCCGAGCTGCCCGCCTACCTCGGCGCACGGCTGCCGGACTACATGGTCCCGGCCGCGATGGTCCCGCTGTCACGGCTTCCGCTGAATCCGGCCGGCAAGATCGACCGCGCCGCGCTGCCCGCCGAGCACACCACCACCGTCAGCAAGGGCGAGCCCCGCAACTCCCACGAGGAGCAGCTGTGCTCCTTCTTCGCCGAACTCCTCAAGCTGGAGCGGGTCGGCATCGACGACGACTTCTTCGCCCTGGGCGGCCACTCCCTGCTCGCCACCCGCCTCAGCGCCCGCATCCGCAAGCACTTCGGCGTCGACATGCCGCTGCGCACGATCATCCAGTACCCGACCGTGGCCGAACTCGCCGCACTGCTGCTCATCGGCGGCATCCCCGGCAACCACGACGACTCCTTCGACGTCGTGCTGCCGCTCAACCGCGACCCCGGCACCGGCAAGGAACCGGTGTGGTTCTTCCACGGCGGCGGCGGCCTGGGCTGGGCGTTCTTCACCTTCGCGCCGCACGTGCCCGACCGGCCGGCCTACTCCTTGCAGTCGCGCGGCTCCAACGGCAAGGAGCCGATGGCCCATTCGGTGGAGGAGATGGTCGAGGACTACCTGGAGCAGATCCTCGCCGTCCAGCCCGAAGGCCCCTACTACCTGATCGGCTGGTCCTTCGGCGGCCCCATCGCGCACGCCGTCGCCGAGGCGATGGACCGGCGCGGCCTGGAGGTCGGCCTCATCGCCGTCCTGGACTCCCAGCCCGCCAACTCCGCCACCAACAACGGCTTCCGCGAGGTCGCCGGCCGCACCAAGGAGCTCTACCGCGCCGACGTCGAGGAAGTCTTCGGCAAGTTCATGAACACCGGCAACATGGACGCCTTCCTCGACACCATGTCGCAGGTCGGCGCCAACAACCTCCAGAAGATGGGCGTCTTCGAGTCACCCGTCTACCGCGGCGACGTGCTCTATTTCAACGCCCGGCTGGACAAGGTCGACGGACTCACCTCCTACGGCCCCGACTGGCGCCCGCACGTCCTCGGCACCATCGAGGAGTACGACATCGACGCCACCCACCACGACCTGCACATGCCCAAGCCCGCCGGCCAGATCATGCGGGTCATCGCCCGGAAGCTGGCCCAGCGGTGA
- a CDS encoding alpha/beta fold hydrolase, which produces MTPAKTGERTTLLCVPFAGAGPSFFHPWQDLAAGRWRVTSVELPGRERRILDEPYRNVVEAAKSEIDTVAAGLGGASRVVLFGHSLGAVLAYELVHLLTARGVPVQRLVVSGSPGPWTQRERRAAGLEGDEFLARVEEFAGFRHEALDHPEMRELILPTLQADCEMHEAYVPSTDEPVSVPITSLRGEADGLVTAAEGRQWQDATTAAFRYTEFPGDHMYLVDQGRAVLDVIEAECARDR; this is translated from the coding sequence ATGACGCCGGCGAAGACGGGGGAGCGGACCACACTGCTGTGCGTACCGTTCGCCGGAGCGGGCCCCTCCTTCTTCCACCCCTGGCAGGACCTGGCCGCCGGCCGGTGGCGGGTGACCTCGGTCGAACTGCCCGGCAGGGAACGGCGGATCCTCGACGAGCCCTACCGCAACGTCGTCGAGGCCGCCAAGAGCGAGATCGACACCGTCGCCGCCGGCCTCGGCGGGGCGAGCCGGGTCGTGCTGTTCGGGCACAGCCTGGGCGCGGTCCTCGCCTACGAACTGGTGCACCTGCTGACCGCCCGGGGCGTGCCCGTCCAACGCCTGGTCGTCAGCGGCTCGCCGGGCCCCTGGACCCAGCGCGAACGCCGCGCCGCAGGCCTTGAGGGCGACGAATTCCTCGCCCGCGTCGAGGAGTTCGCCGGATTCCGGCACGAGGCACTGGACCACCCCGAGATGCGGGAACTGATCCTGCCCACCCTCCAGGCCGACTGCGAGATGCACGAGGCCTACGTCCCCAGCACCGACGAGCCGGTGTCCGTGCCCATCACCTCGCTGCGCGGCGAGGCCGACGGCCTGGTCACCGCCGCCGAGGGCCGCCAGTGGCAGGACGCGACCACGGCCGCGTTCCGCTACACCGAGTTCCCCGGCGACCACATGTACCTGGTCGACCAGGGACGCGCCGTCCTGGACGTGATCGAGGCCGAGTGCGCCCGCGACCGCTGA
- a CDS encoding ATP-binding cassette domain-containing protein, with translation MKSSAIAVTGLRKAYGDKAVLDGIDFEVAAGSVFSLLGPNGAGKTTTVNVLTTLLTADAGTVRVAGHDVATATKEVRAAIGVTGQFAAVDDLLSGRENLQLMADLKRVRSADKVVARLLERFDLGESADKLASTYSGGMRRKLDLAMTLVGSPEIIFLDEPTTGLDPRSRRTLWGIVRELVAEGTTIFLTTQYLEEADQLADRIAVLNQGRLVAQGTADELKRQIPGTHVRLRFTDTLQLDAAARLFAGSTRDEEELTLRVPSDGRSRSLRALLDRLDEHTLDAQEFSVHTPDLDDVFLALTEHTGKDTEAAEDTSEKKEAIAR, from the coding sequence ATGAAGAGTTCCGCTATCGCAGTGACAGGGCTGCGCAAGGCATATGGCGACAAGGCCGTGCTCGACGGCATCGACTTCGAAGTCGCCGCGGGATCGGTCTTCTCCCTGCTCGGTCCCAACGGAGCGGGCAAGACGACCACCGTCAACGTCCTCACGACGCTGCTCACCGCCGACGCGGGCACGGTGCGCGTCGCCGGGCACGACGTGGCGACCGCGACCAAGGAGGTGCGCGCCGCCATCGGTGTGACCGGCCAGTTCGCCGCGGTGGACGATCTGCTGTCGGGCCGCGAGAACCTGCAACTGATGGCGGACCTCAAGCGCGTGCGCTCCGCCGACAAGGTGGTCGCCCGGCTGCTGGAGCGGTTCGACCTGGGGGAGTCGGCGGACAAGCTGGCGTCCACCTACTCCGGCGGCATGCGCCGCAAGCTGGACCTGGCGATGACCCTGGTCGGCAGCCCGGAGATCATCTTCCTCGACGAGCCGACGACGGGCCTCGACCCGCGCAGCCGGCGCACGCTGTGGGGGATCGTCCGCGAGCTGGTGGCCGAGGGCACCACCATCTTCCTCACCACCCAGTACCTGGAAGAGGCCGACCAGCTCGCCGACCGCATCGCCGTCCTCAACCAGGGCCGCCTGGTCGCCCAGGGCACGGCCGACGAACTCAAGCGCCAGATCCCCGGCACCCACGTACGGCTCCGGTTCACCGACACCCTCCAGCTCGACGCCGCCGCGCGGCTCTTCGCCGGCTCCACGCGCGACGAGGAGGAACTGACCCTGCGGGTGCCGAGCGACGGCCGGTCCCGGTCGCTGCGGGCCCTGCTGGACCGCCTCGACGAACACACCCTCGACGCACAGGAATTCTCCGTGCACACCCCCGACCTCGACGACGTCTTCCTCGCCCTGACCGAGCACACCGGCAAGGACACCGAGGCCGCCGAGGACACCAGCGAGAAGAAGGAGGCGATCGCGCGATGA
- a CDS encoding ABC transporter permease produces the protein MSTVATAFADSSIMLRRNVKHTLRNPTTMFNAVLFPIVIMLMFVKVFGGAFSVGQHYIDYATPGLLVMAVSYGLGATATAVNDDMTKGIINRFKTMDVSRGAMLTGHVVVTTVRCLVASAAIVGVAFAMGFDPKASALDWLGVLGLFVLLSVGTSWLTVAMGLAAKTTESAGLATVPLIMLPFLSSAFVPADTMGAGVKQFAQYQPFTPIIETLRGLLAGHVSSGDAIAALAWCVGFAVLGYVWALSTFKKRA, from the coding sequence ATGAGCACGGTCGCGACGGCGTTCGCCGACTCGAGCATCATGTTGCGCCGCAACGTGAAGCACACCCTGCGCAACCCCACCACGATGTTCAACGCGGTCCTTTTCCCGATCGTCATCATGCTGATGTTCGTCAAGGTGTTCGGCGGCGCCTTCAGCGTCGGCCAGCACTACATCGACTACGCGACGCCGGGTCTGCTCGTGATGGCCGTCAGCTACGGTCTGGGAGCCACCGCGACGGCCGTGAACGACGACATGACCAAGGGCATCATCAACCGGTTCAAGACCATGGACGTCTCCCGCGGGGCCATGCTCACCGGACACGTCGTCGTCACCACCGTGCGCTGCCTGGTGGCCTCCGCCGCCATCGTCGGCGTGGCCTTCGCGATGGGCTTCGACCCCAAGGCGAGCGCCCTGGACTGGCTCGGCGTGCTCGGCCTGTTCGTGCTCCTGTCGGTCGGCACCAGCTGGCTCACCGTCGCCATGGGCCTGGCCGCCAAGACCACCGAGTCGGCGGGACTCGCCACCGTGCCCCTGATCATGCTGCCGTTCCTCAGCAGCGCGTTCGTGCCCGCGGACACCATGGGCGCCGGCGTCAAGCAGTTCGCCCAGTACCAGCCCTTCACCCCGATCATCGAGACCCTGCGCGGCCTGCTGGCCGGCCACGTCTCCAGCGGCGACGCGATCGCGGCCCTCGCCTGGTGCGTCGGCTTCGCCGTCCTCGGATACGTCTGGGCGCTGTCCACGTTCAAGAAGCGGGCCTGA
- a CDS encoding GNAT family protein: protein MTGSTRIRLIEPADAAAIAAHRARDAEAFRRWEPAQPDGFFTAQGQEERIGRLLAGHRAGSVWPGVVLAGDQVIGQVTVGGILPQPHLRRGSLGYWIAGTAQNRGHAGRAVALALGVMTGELGLHRAEASTQLENLPSQRVLRRNGFSPYGVTHSSILLDGSWRDALLWERLLGD, encoded by the coding sequence ATGACCGGCAGCACCAGGATCCGTCTGATCGAGCCCGCCGACGCCGCCGCGATCGCCGCCCACCGGGCCCGCGACGCCGAGGCGTTCCGGCGGTGGGAACCGGCGCAGCCGGACGGCTTCTTCACCGCGCAGGGCCAGGAGGAGCGGATCGGCCGGCTGCTGGCCGGGCACCGGGCCGGTTCGGTCTGGCCGGGCGTCGTGCTCGCAGGCGATCAGGTGATCGGGCAGGTCACCGTCGGCGGCATCCTGCCGCAGCCGCACCTGCGCCGCGGCTCCCTCGGATACTGGATCGCCGGCACCGCCCAGAACCGGGGGCATGCCGGGCGGGCCGTCGCCCTCGCCCTCGGGGTGATGACCGGCGAACTCGGACTGCACCGCGCCGAGGCGTCCACCCAGCTGGAGAACCTTCCCTCGCAACGGGTGCTGCGCCGCAACGGGTTCAGCCCGTACGGCGTCACGCACTCCTCCATCCTCCTCGACGGGAGCTGGCGGGACGCACTGCTGTGGGAGCGCCTCCTCGGCGACTAG
- a CDS encoding TetR/AcrR family transcriptional regulator: protein MTDTPATPRRRGAARTEELLQVTLDLAAEVGYAGLSIEAVARKAGVGKHTIYRRWPSMPALLLDALSRVWTSDLDYRDTGDVRADLREQFLRSGLALSSPPIGPVYRAVIAEAQADSMLRAILHERFLVTVERSTLDRITRAQRTGELDAEANLEFAAEVLCGTLYYRSLLSTRPIDEDAVDGLLDMFMAAYGTIG, encoded by the coding sequence ATGACCGACACGCCCGCCACGCCGAGACGCCGAGGCGCCGCACGCACCGAAGAGCTGCTCCAGGTGACCCTCGATCTGGCTGCGGAGGTCGGATACGCGGGCCTGAGCATCGAGGCGGTCGCCCGAAAGGCCGGGGTCGGAAAACACACGATCTACCGGCGCTGGCCGTCGATGCCGGCGCTGCTGCTCGACGCGCTCAGCCGCGTGTGGACCAGCGACCTGGACTACCGCGACACCGGGGACGTCCGCGCGGATCTGCGCGAACAGTTCCTGCGCTCGGGCCTCGCCCTCTCGAGCCCGCCGATCGGCCCCGTCTACCGCGCAGTCATCGCCGAGGCGCAGGCCGATTCAATGCTGCGGGCAATCCTGCACGAACGATTCCTGGTCACCGTCGAGCGCAGCACCCTCGACCGCATCACCCGCGCCCAGCGCACCGGTGAACTGGACGCGGAAGCGAATCTGGAATTCGCCGCCGAGGTGCTGTGCGGCACGCTGTACTACCGAAGCCTGCTGTCAACCCGCCCCATCGACGAGGACGCGGTCGACGGACTGCTGGACATGTTCATGGCCGCCTACGGAACCATCGGTTAG
- a CDS encoding PLP-dependent aminotransferase family protein, with protein sequence MSKQPGPFRLSVTDLHASVDDPALTSMTLLNELAGRFPDAVSFSAGRPFEGFYDVDDLSRHLATFRGYLEGEKGLGAEQVRRTFFQYGRTKGFIHELIARQLEVDEGLKVDPESIVVTTGCQEAMVLLLRALVRDARDVILAATPNYVGFIGAARVAGAPVRAVREHEGGIDLEDLERQIRAARREGLRPRACYVVPDFANPSGASMSLADRIALLELARRERILVVEDNPYSLFRADGSSLPMLKALDEWRQVIHLGSFAKSAFAGARVGYVIADQPVTAAGAGREEPVLLADLLARLKSMVTLNTSTVAQAVIGGYLLENGCSLKRATAREAGVYRRNLATLLERLGRVFAPVPGSGQDVTWNAPEGGMFVVLTLPFRADDAMLEYSASRFGVLWTPMDHFYGGTSGFHQARLSFSVLTPEQIALGVERLGGLVQDQRARHLPSLTHPRTGRLLEPQGA encoded by the coding sequence ATGTCCAAACAACCAGGGCCGTTCCGGCTGAGTGTCACCGACCTGCACGCGTCGGTCGACGATCCCGCGCTCACTTCCATGACGCTGCTCAACGAACTCGCCGGACGGTTCCCGGACGCGGTGTCGTTCTCCGCGGGGCGCCCGTTCGAGGGCTTCTACGACGTGGACGACCTCTCCCGTCATCTGGCGACGTTCCGCGGCTATCTGGAGGGCGAGAAGGGCCTGGGCGCGGAGCAGGTGCGGCGCACGTTCTTCCAGTACGGGCGCACGAAGGGGTTCATCCACGAGCTCATCGCGCGCCAACTGGAGGTCGACGAGGGCCTGAAGGTCGACCCGGAGAGCATCGTGGTGACCACCGGCTGCCAGGAGGCGATGGTGCTGCTGCTGCGTGCCCTCGTGCGCGACGCGCGCGACGTGATCCTCGCCGCCACCCCCAACTACGTCGGGTTCATCGGCGCGGCCCGGGTGGCCGGCGCGCCGGTGCGGGCGGTGCGGGAGCACGAGGGCGGTATCGATCTGGAGGACCTGGAGCGGCAGATACGGGCCGCGCGGCGCGAGGGCCTGCGGCCGCGTGCCTGTTACGTCGTCCCCGACTTCGCCAACCCCAGTGGCGCGAGCATGTCGCTGGCGGACCGGATCGCCCTGCTGGAGCTGGCGCGGCGGGAGCGGATCCTCGTCGTCGAGGACAATCCGTACTCCCTCTTCCGCGCGGACGGATCCTCGCTGCCCATGCTCAAGGCCCTGGACGAGTGGCGTCAGGTGATCCACCTCGGGTCGTTCGCGAAGTCCGCGTTCGCCGGTGCCCGTGTGGGCTATGTGATCGCGGACCAGCCGGTGACGGCGGCGGGCGCCGGGCGGGAGGAGCCGGTGCTGCTCGCCGATCTCCTCGCCCGGCTCAAGTCCATGGTCACGCTCAACACCTCGACGGTGGCGCAGGCGGTGATCGGCGGGTATCTGCTGGAGAACGGGTGCAGCCTCAAGCGGGCCACCGCCCGTGAGGCGGGGGTCTACCGCCGCAACCTGGCGACCCTGCTGGAGCGGCTGGGCCGCGTGTTCGCGCCGGTGCCGGGCAGCGGGCAGGACGTCACGTGGAATGCGCCCGAGGGCGGGATGTTCGTCGTGCTGACCCTGCCGTTCCGGGCGGACGACGCCATGCTGGAGTACTCGGCGTCCCGGTTCGGTGTCCTGTGGACGCCCATGGACCACTTCTACGGCGGCACGTCCGGGTTCCATCAGGCCCGGCTCTCCTTCAGCGTGCTCACCCCCGAGCAGATCGCGCTGGGCGTCGAGCGGCTCGGCGGGCTCGTCCAGGACCAGCGCGCCCGGCACCTGCCCTCCCTCACCCACCCCCGGACCGGTCGGCTGCTGGAGCCGCAGGGCGCCTGA
- a CDS encoding phytanoyl-CoA dioxygenase family protein has product MTTLDEGVLEKAAKEYAEQGFSIIRDVIPPELLEETAAHVDWLTRKYPDLRPEHFHHPLIRNDAFWARLVSDPRLVDIAEFFLGPDLACFTAHYICKPPYNGQPVLWHQDGAYWTLSPMEALTVWLAVDESTTRNGCLRMIPGSHRLPLHKPSLRTDTDNMLFSASDETIVQEWIDKAGVVDIELRPGDVSIHHPHLLHHSEANTSARRRCGLDIGYIATTTRIHSQGIYLDPLLVRGTDAAGLNNYRPFPTYEDGETIPFAGQEDWNDHVAKLNAALPSRTRDLPEESPIETTRHMIERLRAGTTKG; this is encoded by the coding sequence ATGACCACACTTGACGAAGGCGTACTGGAGAAGGCGGCGAAGGAATACGCCGAGCAGGGCTTCTCCATCATCCGCGACGTCATTCCCCCCGAGCTCCTGGAGGAGACGGCCGCCCATGTCGACTGGCTCACCCGGAAATACCCGGATCTGCGTCCCGAGCACTTCCACCACCCGCTGATCCGCAACGACGCCTTCTGGGCCCGCCTGGTCTCCGACCCCCGCCTCGTGGACATCGCCGAGTTCTTCCTCGGCCCCGACCTGGCCTGCTTCACCGCCCACTACATCTGCAAGCCCCCCTACAACGGGCAGCCCGTGCTGTGGCACCAGGACGGCGCCTACTGGACGCTCAGCCCGATGGAGGCGCTGACGGTGTGGCTGGCCGTCGACGAGAGCACCACCCGGAACGGCTGCCTGCGCATGATCCCCGGCAGCCACCGACTCCCGCTGCACAAGCCGTCGCTGCGCACCGACACGGACAACATGCTCTTCTCCGCCTCCGACGAGACCATCGTGCAGGAGTGGATCGACAAGGCCGGTGTCGTGGACATCGAGCTCCGGCCCGGCGACGTCTCCATCCACCACCCCCACCTGCTGCACCACTCGGAGGCCAACACCTCCGCCAGGCGCCGCTGCGGCCTGGACATCGGCTACATCGCCACGACCACCCGCATCCACAGCCAGGGCATCTACCTCGACCCGCTGCTGGTACGCGGGACCGACGCGGCCGGCCTGAACAACTACCGCCCCTTCCCCACCTACGAGGACGGCGAGACGATCCCCTTCGCCGGCCAGGAGGACTGGAACGACCACGTCGCCAAGCTCAACGCGGCGCTGCCCTCGCGCACCCGGGACCTGCCCGAGGAGAGCCCCATCGAGACGACCCGGCACATGATCGAGCGTCTGCGCGCGGGCACCACCAAGGGATGA